In one Nocardia tengchongensis genomic region, the following are encoded:
- the kstR gene encoding cholesterol catabolism transcriptional regulator KstR, whose product MASPSRSQAADGAPGGRTAPVTTLSEEDLSSAAQRDRRKRILDATLALASKGGYDAVQMRAVAERADVAVGTLYRYFPSKVHLLVSALAREFESFEGRRKPLAGATAQERMHLLLTQVTRAMQRDPLLTEAMTRAFMFADASAAAEVDRVGKVMDRFFARALSDEIPSDRQLAIARVISDVWLSNLVAWLTRRASATDVTERLELTVDLLIGSGDKE is encoded by the coding sequence ATGGCCAGTCCCTCCCGATCGCAGGCCGCCGACGGGGCGCCCGGTGGACGCACCGCGCCCGTCACCACCCTCAGCGAGGAGGATCTGAGCTCGGCGGCGCAGCGCGACCGGCGCAAACGCATCCTCGACGCCACCCTGGCCCTCGCCTCGAAGGGTGGCTACGACGCCGTCCAGATGCGGGCCGTGGCCGAACGCGCGGATGTCGCCGTCGGCACGCTCTACCGGTACTTTCCGTCCAAGGTGCACCTGCTGGTGTCCGCGCTGGCCCGGGAATTCGAGTCCTTCGAGGGCCGCCGCAAGCCGCTGGCCGGGGCCACCGCGCAGGAGCGCATGCACCTGCTGCTGACCCAGGTCACCCGGGCCATGCAGCGCGACCCACTGCTCACCGAGGCGATGACCCGCGCCTTCATGTTCGCCGACGCGTCGGCGGCCGCGGAGGTCGATCGGGTCGGCAAGGTGATGGACCGCTTCTTCGCGCGCGCCCTGTCCGACGAGATCCCCAGCGACCGCCAGCTCGCCATCGCCCGCGTCATCTCGGACGTGTGGCTGTCGAATCTGGTGGCCTGGCTGACCCGTCGCGCCTCCGCCACCGATGTGACCGAGCGACTGGAGCTGACCGTCGATCTGCTCATCGGCAGCGGCGACAAGGAGTAG
- a CDS encoding acyl-CoA dehydrogenase family protein yields the protein MDFTRDESQDAVAEVVVSLLERESARDAALWPIIAESGLLAVPLPERFGGDDMGLLEVSAMLTELATDAAQVPALATLAFGVLPLKAIGLPDALAEKVFPAVAEGAVLTAALHETGAPFTVKPETTAVSDGATVRVTGAKVAVPYADTARWILVPTDNGLAVVDGDAAGITRTASPTSDGVPEFSVRFDGVAIPAEQLLPGGLTELHRFALAGLGSVADGLLEGVVALTAEHVRTRQQFGRALAEFQAVAQQIADVYVVSRTLHAVALSAAWALFQEDPSAEHLERIDDDLDVLAYTVASELPAAMQQCHHLHGGLGVDITHPLHRYYSQAKDIARWLGGESFRLDRLGARCSSN from the coding sequence TTGGACTTCACCAGGGACGAGAGCCAGGACGCTGTCGCCGAGGTTGTCGTAAGTTTGCTGGAGCGTGAAAGCGCACGCGATGCCGCGCTCTGGCCCATCATCGCGGAGAGCGGTCTGCTGGCCGTGCCGCTGCCCGAGCGTTTCGGCGGCGACGATATGGGTCTGCTCGAGGTCTCGGCCATGCTCACCGAGCTGGCCACCGACGCCGCGCAGGTGCCCGCCCTGGCCACCCTCGCGTTCGGGGTGCTGCCGCTGAAGGCGATCGGCCTGCCGGATGCCTTGGCGGAGAAGGTGTTCCCGGCCGTGGCCGAGGGCGCGGTGCTGACCGCGGCCCTGCACGAGACCGGCGCGCCGTTCACGGTGAAGCCCGAGACCACCGCGGTGTCCGACGGCGCCACCGTGCGCGTCACCGGCGCCAAGGTGGCGGTGCCCTACGCGGACACCGCGCGCTGGATCCTGGTGCCCACCGACAACGGCCTGGCCGTGGTCGACGGTGACGCCGCCGGCATCACCCGCACCGCGAGCCCGACGTCGGATGGCGTGCCGGAGTTCTCGGTCCGTTTCGACGGCGTCGCGATCCCGGCCGAGCAGCTGCTGCCGGGCGGCCTGACCGAGCTGCACCGGTTCGCGCTGGCGGGCCTGGGCTCGGTGGCCGACGGTCTGCTCGAGGGCGTGGTCGCGCTGACCGCCGAGCACGTGCGCACTCGTCAGCAGTTCGGCCGCGCGCTGGCCGAATTCCAGGCGGTCGCCCAGCAGATCGCGGATGTGTACGTGGTCTCGCGGACCCTGCACGCGGTCGCGCTGTCGGCGGCGTGGGCGCTGTTCCAGGAAGACCCCAGCGCGGAGCATCTGGAGCGTATCGACGACGATCTCGACGTGCTGGCGTACACGGTGGCCTCGGAACTGCCCGCGGCCATGCAGCAGTGTCACCACCTGCACGGCGGCCTCGGTGTCGATATCACCCACCCGCTGCACCGCTACTACTCACAGGCCAAGGACATCGCCCGCTGGCTCGGCGGCGAATCGTTCCGGCTGGACCGTTTGGGAGCCAGATGTTCATCGAACTGA
- a CDS encoding acyl-CoA dehydrogenase family protein, which translates to MFIELTAEQRQLRDELRSYFTGLVTPEEEAEMLVNRHGDAYRAVVKRMGRDGKLGVGWPKEYGGQGFGPLEQQIFYNEAVRADVPVPLVTLLTVGPALQSFGTEEQKQKFLPGILTGDVHFAIGYSEPDAGTDLAALRTSAVRDADGDWIVNGQKIFTTGAHEADYVWLAVRTGTVESRHKGITILIVDTKDPGYSWTPIITADGAHHTNATYFDNVRVPASMVVGEVDGGWKLITTQLNHERVSLGPSGKIEQLYQRVREWAQKQGVLGQAEVRRSLGRLHAMTRLNELLNWQVASNMERPDADPRDVIADASATKVFSTEALQEAGRLAEEIVGRFGDPADPATAELLVWLDRRTKQNLVVTFGGGVNEVMRELIAQMGLRLPRVPR; encoded by the coding sequence ATGTTCATCGAACTGACCGCGGAACAGCGGCAACTGCGCGACGAATTGCGCTCGTACTTCACCGGTCTCGTGACTCCCGAAGAGGAGGCCGAGATGCTGGTGAACCGGCACGGTGACGCCTACCGCGCGGTGGTCAAGCGCATGGGCCGCGACGGCAAGCTCGGCGTCGGCTGGCCCAAGGAGTACGGCGGCCAGGGCTTCGGTCCGCTGGAACAGCAGATCTTCTACAACGAGGCGGTCCGGGCCGACGTGCCCGTGCCCCTGGTGACCCTGCTGACCGTGGGCCCGGCGCTGCAGTCGTTCGGCACCGAGGAGCAGAAGCAGAAGTTCCTGCCCGGAATCCTCACCGGTGACGTGCATTTCGCCATCGGCTACTCCGAGCCGGACGCCGGCACCGACCTGGCGGCGCTGCGCACCTCCGCGGTGCGCGACGCCGACGGCGACTGGATCGTCAACGGCCAGAAGATCTTCACCACCGGCGCGCACGAGGCCGACTACGTCTGGCTGGCCGTCCGCACCGGCACCGTGGAGTCCCGGCACAAGGGCATCACGATCCTGATCGTGGACACCAAGGACCCGGGCTACTCCTGGACGCCGATCATCACCGCCGACGGCGCGCACCACACCAACGCCACCTACTTCGACAATGTCCGCGTGCCCGCGAGCATGGTGGTCGGCGAGGTCGACGGCGGCTGGAAGCTGATCACCACCCAGCTCAATCACGAGCGGGTCAGCCTGGGCCCGTCCGGCAAGATCGAGCAGCTCTACCAGCGGGTGCGCGAGTGGGCGCAGAAGCAGGGCGTGCTCGGCCAGGCCGAGGTGCGCCGCTCGCTGGGCCGCCTGCACGCCATGACCCGGCTCAACGAACTGCTGAACTGGCAGGTGGCCTCCAATATGGAACGCCCCGACGCCGATCCGCGTGACGTGATCGCCGACGCCTCCGCGACCAAGGTCTTCTCCACCGAGGCGCTGCAGGAAGCCGGCCGCCTGGCCGAGGAGATCGTGGGCCGCTTCGGCGATCCCGCCGACCCGGCCACCGCCGAACTGCTGGTCTGGCTGGACCGCCGCACCAAGCAGAACCTGGTGGTGACCTTCGGTGGCGGTGTCAACGAGGTGATGCGTGAGCTGATCGCCCAGATGGGCCTGCGGCTGCCGCGGGTGCCGCGCTAG